A stretch of DNA from Arachis hypogaea cultivar Tifrunner chromosome 19, arahy.Tifrunner.gnm2.J5K5, whole genome shotgun sequence:
CAAGTCTGAATCAGTCCGGAAGAGCAAGCGAGTACCAAAGAGGCGTGTACTTGACGACGAATTTGGTGATgaggatgatgaggatgatgagaTTCGTTATCTGGAAAAGCTGAAAACATCAAAAGTTTCTGCTGTATATAGAGATGAAGAGGAATTAGGCAAGAAACATAAAAAGCTTTCTAGCATGGAAAATGCAGCCTCAACAAAATCAAGCAAAGATGGGAAGAAAAGGTTTAGACCAGATAGAGTGTATGAGGATGTGGATTATGAGGAAGAGGATGAGTCTGGGTCTGATGTTGAGGTTgaggataagaaaaagaaaaaacagaggaAGGAATCTGTTGATGTTTTGATGGACAGTAAAAGGGAAATAACTCTAACTACACGTCAACGGGCTCTTCAATCCAGCAAAGATGCCTCTGCACCTGGTTCAAGTTTAATTGAGTTCCCCAATGGATTACCACCTGCCCCGCCTAGAAGTGAGTATTTACTTAATTTTCTTTTATCTGTTCGATGTGATGCACTAGTAATGTGGCTCAATTCATAATGTTATGGTATATCTTGAATACAGAGCAAAAGGAGAAGCTTACAGAAGTGGAGCAGCAACTAAAGAAAGCTGAGGCTGCCCAGAGGCGTAAAATGCAAAATGAGAAGGCTGCCCGGGAGTCTGAGGCTAGTGTTCTCTCCAAATTActgcttttttcttttgttatgtaTAAATTTACATTAAATCCTTGATGCCATTGTACATATTTCACATTTTTGTAGGCTGAAGCTATAAGAAAAATTCTTGGTCAAGATTCTAGTAGGAAGAAGCGGGAAGAGAAAATGAAGAAACGCCAAGAAGAATTGGCTCAGGTTTTGCTTAGTTCAAACAATCTGTGTTTATATGTGCCTAACTGTCTATTCGTATatttgtatgtgtgtgtgtgtgtgtttaacaCCTGTCAtttgtcttctattattatttgcAGAGGGCAGCCAATGCACAAATGCTTGCATCAAACACTATTAGATATGTGATGAGTCCTAATGGTACAGTTGTGACATTTCCTGATGAAATGGGCCTCCCTAGTATATTCAATTCAAAACCGTGCAGGTACTGTCCTTTGCTTTGACATATGGAACCAGTTTGATTGTTTTTCTCAAAGCTATTTAGAtatgtttggtaaataaaatgcaaaaagggaaagaagatgaaagaaatTGATGAGCTTGGATTTAATGAAttattcatttacttttctttggTTTCCCACTGATGTTATATGATTGGACACAATAGTATCATATGTTTCATCCTAGTTGTTGTTTCTTTTGCTTTGAGCACTGGTCTCTTGACATTAAAGCTTGAGATAGAATTCTGATAGGAACATCAAACGCCAGGTGGTTTTTGCGTCCTTGAAATTTAATTTCAATGAATTTCCTTTAGCTGTTTCCATGAACTGACAACAAATCTTTATCAGAAGTTAGATACTCATAGATTTCAAGTTTGTTTTTAAACACACCAAAATTCCCTTAATGCTAATGATTATCATTTGGTATTGTCTCAGTTATCCTCCATCACGGGAGAGATGTGCCGGTCCGTCATGTCCCAACCCTTACAAGTATCGCGATTCAAAATCAAAGCTTCCTCTTTGCAGTCTCCAATGTTACAAAGCAGTCCGAGAGAAGATGGCTGCTGAAGCTATCTGTTGATGTTGCAAATGGACTTCCCATTCACTGGTTTATACCAAGTTGCGCACAGCCAATTTATGGCACCCATCCTTAGGTCCATGCTTTGTTGAGAGAAATTATGTTGAGCTTTTGGTGAGAGTCATTTTGTCTAATATGTTAATACATCTTTTGATTTTGCATTTTTGGTATGAGAGATTACTAGCATCATGCCCTGTAGCATGTAAATCTATTAGAAATATTTAGCTATTGGCAATGTCTAAATCTGAATATTACAGcattgattaaattattaatcaCTAATCATTGATACATGACATtccttaatttattttaatttgagagGAGATTAATGTTTTGCTTGGTTGAGcaaagaagatgagaaaaaaagaaaggaaagagagaaaatgaagagaagagaaaataacGAGGAAAGTGTGTGCATATATATATGTTTCGATCaacagaaaagagagagaaaattcgaAGTATATAAAATGACATAGATATCTAtatgataaaatatatatttacatgataatttaaatttgaaaattatataaaataattttaaaataaatacaaattttgaattattattattactttcttgtATTTAGtttgtctatttattattttataattttaactttaatttaaatttattttcccacattataacaaataaaattgtGTTTATAGAAATGTAAGGAGAAACAAGTCAATTCTTATTCCACAtctattttccattttttttttcctcttttaagCAAAAGAATTTTTCATGTGAGGTCTAGtgtaaactttttttttctactaGTGTTTAGTATTTACTTCATCTAAATAaggtaaaaatatttttcgacTTTTTTCTcttatagatttttttatttaatttttttgtgtctttctttcttttttttcgattttctctTGAATCAAACGGAGTATCAAGAAAAAACGacataaaagaaacataaattaataGGTCAAGTAGAGGTGGTTCAAATAGGGTTTAAGGTGCTCTGCTAGGATTTAGGTGCTTTAAGATTTTATTGAGTAGGGACTTTAATTTTGCATTTTCGTGTGCTAATGTCTTACTCGGACAAgtgtttttttgtgatcaatGGAAGGAAGAGGAATAGGATATGGGGGAAAGAAGGATCGAGAAAGATCATCAGGGAATAGAGTGGTGTTCTTCGATGATAATAATATCAAAGAAGGGTTGGAAGTATGTGGAAAGAGTCTAGTAGGTCGAATTCTGTTTGATAAGTCCTTTTCTATTGACACAATCGAATTTGTTATGTTTGCTATATGACAACAGCCTGAAGATTTTCGTGTCACTGATCATGGAGACAACACCTTCCAATTCTTTTTTGATAACAAGCAGGATTTAGTTAGGGTAGTGAAGGAGGTCCCATGGCTCCTCAAAAACTACATAGTCAatatcaaaagatgaaaataagaGATGGGTTTTAAGGGAGAGAAGGTGGAGGAAAGCTGGGGAGAGCAGATGAAGGCAGCACAAACAGGTAAAAGGGTTACTCACTTGAAAGAGAACCCCCAAACAAATCAAGGTTCACTCAGGTGACTAGAAAAATAAGTCCAAGAAGCCCACTCCAGTTAATCTCCTTTGAAGTATGACGGCATTATCTGTAAAAGAGAAGAATAACAAGAACAACTATGAAATGGAGGAAACGAGAACAAGTAGAGGGGATGGTCTGATTACTGCTAGAAAGCCACTAGCAAAATGGAATTGTTCCAATAAGGAGGGAGAAAATAATAGGGAGAAGCAGACAATTGTGTGTGTTGCAAGTTCTCCAGAgagtaaaaaagaaataaatcctATTATTGCTGTACATAATTGTCAACGAATTGGAGGAACTAATTTGAAGGTTGGGCCAACTAGCAAAAAGTCAAAAATTAAACACTTGGCTAGGAAGACTGATTCTAATTTTTAAACTATAGTGGATGTTAAAAGGAGGTTAGGGGAAGCTGAGGATGAAACTTGGTGGAGGCATGAAGATGTTGAAGATTTGAATATGGATGAATCAGGGGAGGGTGTCAACCCACAATTGGCACTCAAAAGCCAATGAAAATGATGATGTGGAACTGTCGAGGTTTGAAGAAGACCTCAGCAGTTCACAACATATAAGGGATCAAATGATCCCATTCCCCCGAGGTGGTATTTTTGTAAGACAAAAAATACCTCTTCGTTTGTTAGGAGACAGTGTGAAAGATTTGGGTTTGAAGAAAATTTTTGCGTGGAACCGCAAGGTATGGCGGGTGAATTAGTCTTGGCATGGACTTCTGATACTCAGGTAACAATTATTGATGCAAGAAACTACTTTATTCATTTTCATTGGCTAGATAAAGGGAGAAACATGTTGTGGGTAGTTATTGTTGTCCACCTTCACAGCGAAGAATAACATAATGGCCAATATCTGGAGATTCTTCAGCGTCTTGAAGGCACTGAGAAACATTATTTACTAATTGGAGACTTCAATGCAATTTTGGGACAGCATGATAAAGAATGAGACAGGTACAAATAAAAAAGTTGCGTAACAGGTTTTAATGATTTCCTAAATGCGGGCATGTTAAGGGACATTGGCTATGAAGGTTGCAAATTTACTTGGTCAAATAGACAATTTGAGAAAAATCTAATGAGAGAGAGGCTTGACAGATGCTTAGTTTCTAATGGCTGGTTGGCGGAGTATCCTAATGCAAGGGCTCTACACCTAGAGGATATGGGTTCTGACGATCGCCCAATCATTATTCAGACCGATAGCAAGTTCGGAAATAGAAGCGACGCTTTAGATTCCAAGAAAGGTGGTGTGAGTTGGAGGAGGTTCAAAACATTATCAAGGAAGCTTGGCAACAAAATTTCTCAGGGTCACCGATGTACATTCTATTCAGCAAGTTGAAAAACTGCGGTCATAAACTTGTTGAATGACAATATACCAATCATAATAACTCAGCTAGGCTAATTGTGAAGCTTAATCAGAAGTTGGAAGTTGAAAAACAGAAAGGTTAGGTAGTAGAT
This window harbors:
- the LOC112775791 gene encoding uncharacterized protein; this encodes MEDFGGSGFDGLSNAVRRKRSQTSRRPRPDSQPVPDGTDLSPLSSTPPSDDVSRVSSEENAEDDKSHKDGGFNVFYSNEPGRSSLQNKRCSEGVLAPANWKGSSKSKDSLESELGNAEMYGGSNPDSPSLGQFGVSQDPLGNENRVKKVKLKVGGVTRTIQANSASNSTSASGSTTKSSRSSDATRSRHKHQSNSDDNQSPLDKRSGLQGLPWKDFSSQDSLIGRLSGKNKLSKQGDKSESVRKSKRVPKRRVLDDEFGDEDDEDDEIRYLEKLKTSKVSAVYRDEEELGKKHKKLSSMENAASTKSSKDGKKRFRPDRVYEDVDYEEEDESGSDVEVEDKKKKKQRKESVDVLMDSKREITLTTRQRALQSSKDASAPGSSLIEFPNGLPPAPPRKQKEKLTEVEQQLKKAEAAQRRKMQNEKAARESEAEAIRKILGQDSSRKKREEKMKKRQEELAQRAANAQMLASNTIRYVMSPNGTVVTFPDEMGLPSIFNSKPCSYPPSRERCAGPSCPNPYKYRDSKSKLPLCSLQCYKAVREKMAAEAIC